In Methylomonas sp. ZR1, one DNA window encodes the following:
- a CDS encoding ABC transporter permease yields MKRVNLAMKLLWRDSRSGELTLLLLALLIAVSSSTAISLFADRLHRTMTVQAAEFLAGDLVVAAPALIAETWLAKAGELGLSHSQTSEFASVLLENQEMLLASVKSVSSGYPLRGKLKTSDAESQDEIVASQGPEPGSAWVDKRILPALHLKIGDTLTVGEKPLTIGRVLSYEPDKRGDFYSFSPRVMINQSDLAATGVIQPGSHVRYAFQFSGDEQALVAFKTWLKPQLNSSQNILDIHEDRPELGSALQRAERYLGLSSIVVILIAGVAIAMATRRYTERHFNATALLRCLGCKQAEIVWLYGLQFLVLGLLASSVGCGLGWLAQFGLFELLKSLLPEELASPSWLAVFFGLTSGLAILLGFALPPLLRLQKVSPLRVLRRELEPLPTSGWLIYGLALAIIGSLIWRYTQDPKMTSIILGLGTLTLLGVGGAIYGLLLLARKLLPKMGLSWRFGLQGLLRNSQASVSQILAFSITLTAMALSFTVRSDLIDNWQQQLPEQAPNHFALNILPERQQAFQDELQQAQIVSSRFYPVVRGRLVTINNEAVQGRVSKDTQGEGATQRELSLTWAVQLPDDNKATDGGAWQADRPGLVSVEQKLAESLKIKVGDELTFTVGSAQFNAKVAQLRSVQWDTMRPNFYMIFSPGTLDNFPTMYMTSFYLADTQKILLNTLLKKYPAITILEVDQILKQFKMILTQLTKAINLLLYFALAAGFTVLFAAVYATLDQRIYEGGLMRTLGARRGFLRTTHVIEFGLLGTLAGVMAALASEAILYALYTRVMQIDYRPGYHLWGALPAIGAITVGLAGYWGVRQVVNQPPLQVLRR; encoded by the coding sequence ATGAAACGTGTCAATCTGGCCATGAAACTGTTATGGCGCGATAGTCGTTCCGGAGAGCTGACCTTACTGCTCCTAGCTTTGCTGATTGCGGTCAGCAGTTCCACCGCTATATCGCTATTTGCCGACCGTTTGCATCGGACCATGACGGTGCAAGCCGCCGAGTTTTTAGCCGGTGATCTGGTGGTGGCTGCGCCGGCGCTCATAGCCGAAACCTGGTTGGCCAAGGCCGGCGAATTGGGCTTATCCCATTCTCAAACCAGCGAGTTTGCCAGCGTTTTGTTGGAAAACCAGGAAATGCTGTTGGCTTCGGTAAAATCCGTCAGCAGCGGCTACCCGCTGCGCGGGAAATTGAAAACCAGCGATGCCGAGTCACAGGATGAAATCGTCGCCAGCCAGGGTCCGGAACCCGGCTCGGCCTGGGTGGACAAGCGCATACTACCGGCTCTACATCTAAAAATCGGCGATACGTTGACCGTAGGCGAAAAACCTCTGACCATCGGCCGGGTGTTGAGCTACGAGCCGGATAAACGCGGCGACTTTTATAGCTTTTCGCCGCGGGTGATGATTAATCAAAGCGACTTGGCCGCCACCGGTGTGATTCAACCTGGCAGTCATGTGCGTTACGCCTTCCAGTTCAGCGGCGACGAACAGGCTTTGGTCGCCTTTAAAACCTGGTTGAAGCCGCAACTTAACAGTTCGCAAAATATCCTGGATATACACGAGGACCGCCCGGAATTGGGATCGGCATTGCAGCGCGCCGAGCGTTATCTGGGTTTGTCCAGCATCGTGGTGATCTTGATTGCCGGCGTGGCGATTGCGATGGCTACCCGCCGTTACACCGAGCGGCATTTCAACGCCACTGCCTTGTTGCGTTGCCTGGGGTGTAAACAAGCGGAAATTGTCTGGCTGTACGGTTTGCAGTTCTTGGTGCTGGGCCTATTAGCCAGCAGCGTCGGCTGCGGCTTGGGCTGGTTGGCGCAATTTGGTTTATTCGAGCTGTTAAAATCCTTGTTGCCGGAAGAGTTGGCCAGTCCCAGCTGGTTGGCGGTATTTTTTGGCTTGACTTCGGGCTTGGCAATCTTGCTGGGTTTTGCTTTACCGCCATTGCTGCGTTTGCAAAAAGTCTCGCCATTGCGGGTATTGCGCCGTGAGTTGGAACCCTTACCCACCAGTGGTTGGTTGATTTACGGTTTGGCGCTGGCGATTATCGGCAGTTTGATTTGGCGCTATACCCAAGACCCGAAAATGACCTCCATCATATTGGGTTTGGGTACGTTGACACTATTGGGTGTAGGTGGGGCGATATACGGTTTGTTATTGCTGGCGCGCAAGCTGTTGCCGAAGATGGGCTTGAGTTGGCGTTTTGGCTTGCAGGGATTGCTGAGGAACAGCCAGGCCAGCGTCAGCCAGATATTGGCTTTCAGCATCACGCTCACCGCCATGGCCCTGAGTTTTACGGTGCGCAGCGATTTGATTGACAACTGGCAACAGCAATTGCCGGAACAGGCGCCGAATCATTTTGCCTTGAATATCCTGCCGGAACGCCAGCAGGCATTTCAAGACGAATTGCAGCAAGCGCAGATTGTCAGCAGCCGGTTTTATCCGGTGGTACGCGGACGCCTGGTGACGATTAATAACGAAGCGGTGCAAGGCCGGGTCAGCAAAGACACCCAGGGCGAAGGCGCCACTCAACGCGAATTGAGCCTGACCTGGGCGGTGCAATTGCCGGACGATAACAAAGCCACCGATGGCGGTGCCTGGCAAGCCGATCGGCCGGGTCTGGTATCGGTGGAGCAAAAACTGGCGGAAAGCTTGAAAATCAAGGTGGGCGATGAATTGACCTTTACGGTGGGGAGCGCGCAATTCAACGCCAAGGTAGCTCAACTCCGCAGCGTGCAGTGGGATACGATGCGGCCCAATTTTTACATGATCTTCTCGCCCGGCACGCTGGATAACTTTCCGACCATGTACATGACCAGCTTCTATTTGGCCGATACCCAAAAAATTCTTTTGAATACGTTGCTGAAAAAATATCCGGCGATCACGATATTGGAAGTTGATCAGATCTTGAAACAATTCAAGATGATCCTGACGCAGTTGACCAAGGCCATCAATCTACTACTGTATTTTGCCTTGGCGGCCGGTTTTACCGTGTTGTTTGCCGCCGTCTACGCCACGTTGGATCAACGAATCTACGAAGGTGGGCTGATGCGGACTTTGGGTGCCCGGCGCGGCTTTTTACGTACCACGCACGTGATTGAGTTTGGCTTGCTCGGCACCTTGGCTGGCGTCATGGCGGCTCTGGCTAGCGAAGCGATTCTGTATGCGTTGTATACCCGCGTGATGCAGATCGACTATCGTCCGGGCTACCATTTGTGGGGCGCATTGCCGGCGATAGGTGCGATAACGGTGGGGCTGGCAGGGTACTGGGGGGTTAGGCAGGTGGTTAATCAACCACCGCTACAAGTGTTGAGGCGTTGA
- a CDS encoding ABC transporter ATP-binding protein gives MLNTHIDKTSSPIIVTEQLGKSVPTSEGILHILSSVNLIINSGESLAIVGESGSGKSTLLSLLAGLDTPSTGRVVVNGRDLTKLDEDGRALLRNELVGFVFQSFQLLPGLTALENVMLPLELSGHAQAASAARALLDRVGLSQRLTHTPKQLSGGEQQRVALARAFVTQPAILFADEPTGNLDSKTGAHIIDLLFELNQEQHTTLILVTHDMTLAGRCQRTIRLDAGSVV, from the coding sequence ATGTTGAATACTCATATTGATAAGACCAGTTCCCCGATTATCGTTACCGAACAGCTCGGCAAATCGGTGCCAACTTCCGAGGGCATTTTACACATCTTGTCCTCAGTGAATTTAATCATCAATTCGGGCGAGAGTCTGGCCATTGTCGGCGAGTCCGGTTCCGGTAAATCCACCCTGCTCAGTTTGCTGGCTGGATTGGATACGCCCAGTACCGGCAGAGTGGTTGTCAATGGCCGCGATCTGACCAAGCTCGACGAAGACGGCCGCGCATTGTTGCGCAACGAATTGGTCGGTTTCGTGTTTCAATCCTTTCAACTGCTGCCGGGGTTGACGGCTCTGGAAAACGTCATGCTGCCGCTGGAACTCAGCGGACATGCTCAAGCGGCGAGCGCTGCCCGCGCCTTGCTGGACAGAGTGGGCTTGTCGCAGCGCTTGACGCATACCCCCAAACAATTGTCTGGCGGCGAACAGCAACGGGTGGCTTTAGCGCGGGCTTTTGTCACCCAGCCGGCTATCCTGTTTGCCGACGAACCGACCGGTAATCTGGACAGCAAAACCGGTGCGCACATCATCGATCTGCTGTTCGAGCTCAATCAAGAACAACATACCACTTTGATTTTGGTGACTCACGACATGACTTTGGCCGGGCGTTGTCAACGCACCATTCGCCTGGATGCCGGGAGCGTGGTATGA
- a CDS encoding arylesterase codes for MYSVVLAVILGLLPINAMAKSIVVLGDSISAGYGIEVQLGWVALLQNKLTDLHSDYVISNESISGDTSAGGLARLEQILSRHKPDIVLVELGANDGLRGLSPAEMKNNLTEITRRSQNVGAKVMLLGMKIPPNYGKRYVEMFYEVFPQLSAELKIPYVPFILEEVALNPEMMQADSLHPNELAQPLIAEKIWGYLQALL; via the coding sequence ATGTATAGCGTGGTCCTTGCCGTAATTCTGGGTTTACTACCGATAAACGCCATGGCGAAATCGATAGTGGTATTGGGTGACAGTATTAGTGCCGGTTACGGCATCGAAGTTCAGCTTGGCTGGGTGGCTTTGTTGCAAAACAAGCTAACCGACCTGCATAGCGACTATGTTATCAGTAACGAAAGCATCAGCGGCGATACTTCCGCTGGCGGCCTGGCGCGACTGGAGCAAATTTTATCGCGGCATAAACCGGATATTGTGTTGGTGGAACTGGGCGCCAACGACGGCTTGCGCGGTTTATCGCCAGCGGAAATGAAAAATAATCTGACCGAAATCACTCGGCGTTCGCAAAACGTCGGCGCCAAAGTGATGCTGCTGGGGATGAAGATCCCCCCCAATTACGGCAAGCGTTATGTCGAGATGTTTTACGAGGTTTTTCCGCAGCTATCCGCGGAATTGAAGATCCCGTATGTGCCGTTTATCCTGGAAGAGGTAGCATTAAACCCGGAGATGATGCAGGCCGACAGCCTGCACCCGAATGAGCTGGCGCAACCATTGATTGCCGAAAAGATTTGGGGATATTTACAAGCCTTGCTGTAG
- a CDS encoding glycosyltransferase family 2 protein, with product MLNASVIISTRNRASILPRLFDALAAMRLNSQTRWELLMVDNGSSDDTVAVIAAEAERGRLPVHCVSEPIPGKSRALNRAIKQAQGELLVFTDDDVEPQASWLQAYIDAAVLHPEIDGFAGKVLPKWLGDIPAWLHTEGEFALPRGITNTRDFGMSQQFLDEQVIPGGVNTALRTGAVAKNGWFREELGPGTSVPFTEDTEYMGRFRRGGGEFWYVPEALLYHCNIPERMTKAYVCRWMFDVARCQVLAYADVPTGKNIAGIPLYLLRHYLSRFASFWLEPREQQRLQKKMKWMFTAGEIAGYRQLPAFKQTLTAN from the coding sequence ATGTTAAACGCCTCCGTGATTATCAGCACCCGCAACAGAGCGTCGATATTGCCGCGCTTGTTCGACGCATTGGCCGCAATGCGCCTGAATAGCCAGACCCGCTGGGAATTGCTGATGGTTGATAACGGCAGCAGCGACGACACTGTGGCGGTGATCGCCGCCGAAGCTGAGCGTGGTCGGCTGCCGGTGCATTGCGTCTCCGAGCCGATTCCCGGTAAGTCCCGCGCTTTGAATCGCGCCATCAAGCAAGCGCAAGGTGAATTATTGGTGTTCACCGACGACGATGTCGAACCGCAAGCGAGCTGGTTACAGGCTTACATCGATGCCGCTGTGCTGCATCCGGAAATCGACGGTTTTGCCGGCAAAGTATTACCCAAATGGCTGGGCGACATCCCCGCCTGGTTGCATACCGAAGGTGAGTTTGCATTGCCGCGCGGCATTACCAATACTCGCGATTTCGGCATGTCCCAGCAGTTTTTGGATGAACAGGTGATTCCGGGCGGCGTCAATACGGCGTTAAGAACCGGGGCCGTAGCCAAAAATGGCTGGTTTCGCGAAGAGCTTGGGCCGGGTACTTCGGTGCCGTTTACGGAAGACACCGAATACATGGGCCGTTTTCGGCGCGGCGGCGGCGAGTTTTGGTATGTGCCGGAAGCATTGCTGTATCACTGTAACATCCCGGAGCGGATGACGAAAGCCTACGTCTGCCGCTGGATGTTCGACGTGGCCCGTTGTCAGGTGCTGGCGTATGCTGATGTACCCACCGGAAAAAATATCGCTGGCATCCCACTGTATTTGCTGCGGCATTATCTTAGCCGATTCGCGAGTTTTTGGCTGGAACCACGTGAGCAGCAGCGCTTACAAAAAAAAATGAAATGGATGTTTACGGCCGGCGAAATCGCCGGTTATAGGCAACTGCCGGCGTTTAAGCAAACCTTGACGGCAAATTAG
- a CDS encoding GNAT family N-acetyltransferase: protein MSAVADHFVYGPIQPADIPDCILIAVANFEEFQQHPEYIQQWFESRIVHNPWQNALPCAGVGVWHNGRLAGFRAMFVQPWWLNGQSVTLAFGSNTCVDEEFRGQGLATKLIEHSLEFARFNGTVTAGVITQKAFKKCGFVPIGGSDNDFYRLRVGYRGSWQKRAGKSLGHLLGSMFDINLRLRNVKLRSGGFTLAEVWHCDTEFDALWERAKAGYVSCLERSSRYLNWRLFDFPTCPLRLFALRDAAGKLRAYAIWHQQGFGDAISMAVLRDVFYPLDDEPAIQTLLYYLFAYWRENGISWGSLEVASPSLTSLFRCLGYEAVPSRGNRYLIYREPPLADNISQNWYRSGIDGDYFDHPL from the coding sequence ATGTCCGCTGTTGCAGACCATTTTGTTTATGGACCTATCCAACCGGCGGATATTCCGGATTGCATTCTGATTGCCGTTGCCAATTTCGAGGAGTTTCAGCAACACCCCGAATATATCCAGCAATGGTTCGAATCCCGTATCGTGCATAACCCATGGCAGAACGCCTTGCCGTGCGCCGGCGTCGGGGTTTGGCACAATGGGCGTTTGGCGGGTTTCCGGGCCATGTTCGTGCAACCCTGGTGGTTGAACGGCCAATCCGTAACGCTTGCCTTCGGTTCCAATACCTGTGTCGATGAAGAGTTTCGTGGGCAGGGCTTAGCCACCAAGCTGATCGAACACAGCCTCGAATTTGCGCGATTCAACGGCACGGTGACTGCCGGCGTGATTACCCAGAAAGCCTTCAAAAAATGCGGCTTCGTACCGATCGGCGGTAGCGATAATGACTTTTATCGTTTGCGCGTCGGTTATCGCGGTTCTTGGCAGAAACGCGCCGGCAAATCGTTGGGCCATTTGCTGGGCAGCATGTTCGACATCAACTTGCGCTTACGCAATGTCAAATTACGTAGCGGCGGTTTTACATTGGCGGAGGTTTGGCATTGCGACACCGAGTTTGATGCGTTGTGGGAACGGGCGAAAGCGGGCTATGTCTCTTGTCTGGAACGTAGCAGCCGCTATTTGAATTGGCGTTTATTTGATTTTCCTACCTGTCCTTTAAGGCTTTTCGCGCTGCGCGATGCTGCTGGCAAATTGCGCGCCTACGCAATTTGGCATCAGCAAGGCTTTGGGGATGCTATCAGCATGGCAGTATTGCGTGACGTGTTTTATCCCTTGGACGATGAGCCGGCCATACAGACACTGTTGTATTACCTATTTGCTTATTGGCGGGAGAACGGGATTAGCTGGGGCAGTCTGGAAGTCGCCTCGCCGTCATTGACCAGTCTGTTCCGCTGTCTTGGCTATGAAGCAGTGCCGTCGCGCGGTAACCGCTATCTGATTTATCGCGAGCCGCCGCTAGCCGACAATATTTCGCAAAATTGGTACCGCAGCGGGATCGATGGCGATTATTTCGATCATCCGCTGTAA
- a CDS encoding acetyl-CoA carboxylase biotin carboxylase subunit, whose translation MLRKILIANRGEIAVRIIRACAEMGIRSAAIYSEADRFALHVKKADESHYIGSEPLAGYLNIYGLVDLALRTGCDAIHPGYGFLSENAQFAKACQERGLVFIGPSAEVIQRMGDKTEARSAMIAAGLPVTPGSDGNLDSVEHALQVAEQIGYPIMLKATSGGGGRGIRRCDTPNELRQNYQRVISEATKAFGSADVFLEKCVVNPIHIEVQVLADHFGNTIHLYERDCSVQRRNQKLIEIAPSPQLDEAQRQYLGGLAVMAAKAVGYTNAGTVEFLLDANGRFYFMEMNTRVQVEHTITETITGVDIVEEQIRVAAGLPLRFKQEEIVRRGYAIQFRVNAEDPKNNFLPSFGHISRYYAPGGPGVRTDTAIYTGYEVPPFYDSMLAKVIVSAMTWEDAINRGERALKDMGLFGIKTTIPYYLKILGHPDFRRGRFNTGFVEANPDLINYSNKPRPEILASVLAAVVASHTGL comes from the coding sequence ATGTTACGCAAAATACTGATCGCCAATCGCGGCGAAATTGCTGTCCGGATCATTCGGGCCTGCGCGGAAATGGGCATTCGTTCAGCGGCTATTTATTCGGAAGCCGACCGCTTTGCCTTGCACGTCAAAAAAGCTGACGAATCGCATTACATAGGCAGCGAGCCGCTGGCCGGCTATTTAAACATCTACGGCTTGGTGGATTTAGCCTTGCGCACCGGCTGCGATGCCATTCATCCCGGCTACGGTTTCCTGTCAGAAAACGCCCAGTTCGCCAAAGCCTGCCAGGAACGCGGCTTGGTGTTTATCGGCCCCTCCGCCGAAGTGATCCAACGCATGGGCGACAAAACCGAAGCCCGCAGCGCGATGATAGCCGCCGGCTTACCCGTCACGCCGGGCTCGGACGGTAATCTGGATAGCGTCGAGCATGCCTTGCAGGTGGCCGAACAAATCGGTTATCCGATCATGCTGAAGGCCACTTCAGGTGGCGGCGGGCGCGGCATCCGGCGTTGCGACACCCCCAACGAATTGCGACAGAACTATCAGCGGGTGATTTCCGAAGCCACCAAGGCCTTTGGCAGCGCCGACGTGTTTTTGGAAAAATGCGTCGTTAACCCGATTCACATCGAAGTGCAAGTGTTGGCCGATCACTTCGGCAACACCATCCATCTATACGAGCGCGATTGCTCGGTGCAGCGCCGCAACCAGAAATTGATCGAAATCGCTCCTTCACCGCAACTGGATGAAGCACAACGCCAGTACCTGGGCGGTTTGGCGGTGATGGCGGCCAAAGCGGTCGGTTACACCAATGCCGGCACCGTTGAATTTCTGCTGGACGCCAACGGTCGTTTTTATTTCATGGAAATGAACACCCGGGTACAAGTCGAGCACACCATCACCGAAACCATCACCGGTGTGGACATTGTCGAAGAACAAATTCGCGTTGCGGCCGGTTTACCGCTGCGTTTCAAACAAGAAGAGATTGTTCGTCGCGGCTATGCGATTCAATTTCGCGTCAACGCCGAAGACCCTAAAAACAATTTCCTGCCCAGCTTCGGCCACATTTCCCGTTACTACGCCCCCGGCGGTCCCGGCGTACGTACCGACACCGCTATTTATACCGGCTACGAAGTCCCGCCCTTTTATGACTCGATGCTGGCCAAAGTCATCGTCAGCGCGATGACCTGGGAAGACGCGATCAATCGCGGCGAGCGAGCCTTGAAAGATATGGGCTTGTTCGGCATCAAAACCACGATCCCCTATTACTTAAAAATTCTCGGTCATCCGGATTTTCGCCGCGGCCGCTTCAACACCGGCTTTGTCGAAGCCAATCCCGACCTGATCAATTATTCCAACAAGCCGCGACCGGAAATTCTGGCCAGCGTGCTGGCGGCAGTTGTCGCCTCTCATACTGGCCTGTAA
- the oadA gene encoding sodium-extruding oxaloacetate decarboxylase subunit alpha: MSKVYVTDVILRDAHQSLIATRMRTEDMLPACAMLDDIGYWSLECWGGATFDACLRFLKEDPWERLSKLKAALPNTRLQMLLRGQNLLGYRHYSDDVVRKFVETAARNGMDVFRIFDALNDIRNLETAIEATRKAGKHAQGTICYTTSPVHDIASFIKLGKGLADLGCNSIAIKDMAGLLTPYVAGELVKALKDAVDLPLHLHCHATAGLAEMCQLKAIEAGCEHVDTALSSWAGGTSHPPTESLVTALRGTDFDTGLDLDKLQAVNQYFLDVRKKYHRFESEFTGIDTRVHIFQVPGGMISNLANQLKERNALDRMAEVYKEIPEVRKDLGYPPLVTPTSQIVGTQAVLNVLTGKRYDTISNEVKRYLHGGYGKAPAPVNAQLQAKAVGKEEVIECRPADLLKPEFEHLRNEIAHLAMNDEDVLSFAMFPEIGKQFLELRSTDSLVAEPLELDEAPASAEVKKAPTEFNVALHGEQYHVKVTGAGPKNQSLRHFYFTVDGMPEEIVIETLDEIVLDGGAQGAVQSAIASKRRRPSEPGDVVTSMPCNIIDVLVKEGQKVNAGQSLLVTEAMKMETEITAPIAGIVKAIYVAKGDAVNPNEVLVEIN, from the coding sequence ATGAGCAAAGTTTACGTAACCGACGTTATCCTCCGCGACGCCCACCAATCCCTCATCGCAACCCGCATGCGCACCGAAGACATGCTGCCGGCCTGCGCCATGCTGGACGACATCGGCTATTGGTCGTTGGAATGCTGGGGCGGCGCGACCTTCGACGCCTGTCTGCGTTTCTTGAAGGAAGACCCCTGGGAACGCCTGAGCAAGCTGAAAGCCGCGCTGCCCAATACCCGCTTGCAAATGCTGCTGCGCGGCCAAAACCTGCTCGGCTACCGACATTATTCCGACGATGTGGTGCGAAAGTTTGTAGAAACGGCCGCGCGCAACGGCATGGACGTGTTTCGTATCTTTGACGCACTGAATGACATCCGCAACTTGGAAACCGCTATCGAGGCCACCCGCAAGGCCGGCAAACATGCGCAAGGCACCATTTGTTACACCACCAGCCCGGTACATGACATCGCCAGTTTCATCAAATTGGGTAAAGGCCTGGCCGACTTGGGCTGCAATTCGATTGCCATCAAAGACATGGCCGGTCTGTTGACCCCTTACGTCGCCGGCGAATTGGTCAAAGCGCTGAAAGATGCCGTCGATTTGCCGCTGCACCTGCATTGCCACGCTACTGCCGGCTTGGCGGAAATGTGCCAGCTCAAGGCTATTGAAGCCGGCTGCGAACATGTCGATACCGCGCTGTCCTCCTGGGCCGGCGGCACCAGCCACCCGCCTACCGAATCATTGGTCACCGCCCTCCGCGGCACTGATTTCGACACCGGCCTGGATTTGGATAAACTGCAAGCCGTGAATCAATATTTCCTGGACGTTCGAAAAAAATACCACCGCTTCGAAAGCGAATTTACCGGCATCGACACCCGCGTCCACATCTTCCAAGTACCGGGCGGCATGATCTCCAACCTGGCCAACCAGTTAAAAGAGCGCAATGCTTTGGATCGCATGGCCGAGGTGTACAAAGAAATCCCCGAAGTCCGTAAAGACTTGGGCTACCCGCCGCTAGTCACCCCTACGTCGCAAATCGTCGGCACCCAGGCCGTGTTGAATGTGCTGACCGGCAAGCGTTACGACACCATCAGCAATGAAGTGAAGCGTTACCTGCACGGTGGCTACGGCAAAGCCCCGGCGCCGGTTAACGCCCAACTGCAAGCCAAGGCCGTCGGCAAGGAAGAAGTCATCGAGTGCCGTCCGGCCGATTTACTCAAACCGGAATTCGAGCATCTGCGCAACGAAATCGCCCACCTGGCGATGAATGACGAAGACGTGCTGAGCTTCGCAATGTTCCCGGAAATCGGTAAACAATTTTTGGAGCTGCGCTCCACCGACAGCTTGGTCGCAGAACCCCTGGAGTTGGACGAAGCACCTGCGTCCGCCGAAGTCAAAAAAGCCCCGACCGAATTCAACGTAGCGCTACACGGCGAGCAATATCACGTGAAAGTCACCGGTGCCGGGCCGAAAAATCAAAGCTTGCGGCATTTTTACTTCACCGTGGACGGCATGCCGGAAGAAATCGTCATCGAAACCCTGGACGAAATCGTGTTGGATGGCGGCGCCCAAGGCGCAGTACAGAGTGCTATCGCCAGCAAACGCCGCCGCCCCAGCGAGCCGGGCGATGTGGTGACCAGCATGCCCTGCAATATCATCGACGTATTGGTCAAAGAAGGTCAAAAAGTCAATGCCGGTCAATCTTTGCTGGTGACTGAAGCCATGAAAATGGAAACCGAGATCACGGCACCGATAGCCGGTATCGTCAAAGCCATTTATGTGGCAAAAGGTGATGCGGTTAACCCTAATGAGGTGCTGGTCGAAATTAATTAG